The proteins below come from a single Desulfovulcanus ferrireducens genomic window:
- a CDS encoding nucleoside deaminase: protein MDTLPIIQIDYPDWLKKSVRLNQNINSDEEKMHLALSLAKANVENNTGGPFGAAIFEMNSGKLVSVGINLVTWSNLSVLHAEIVAFLMAQKRVGSYSLGDAGDYELFSSSEPCAMCLGATLWSGVKRIVFGASGKAARAIGFDEGPVFDKSWQYLKNAGIIVEEGLLAKEAEEILKLYKDKGGIIYNG from the coding sequence ATGGACACACTGCCCATTATCCAAATTGATTATCCGGACTGGCTAAAAAAATCAGTCCGGCTAAACCAGAATATTAACTCTGATGAAGAAAAAATGCACCTGGCCCTTTCCCTGGCCAAAGCCAATGTAGAAAACAATACAGGGGGTCCTTTTGGCGCTGCTATTTTTGAAATGAATAGTGGCAAGTTAGTCTCAGTAGGTATCAACCTCGTCACCTGGTCCAATTTGAGTGTACTCCACGCCGAAATCGTGGCCTTTCTCATGGCCCAAAAAAGAGTAGGTAGCTACTCATTAGGCGATGCTGGTGATTATGAACTCTTTTCATCCAGTGAACCGTGCGCCATGTGCCTCGGGGCCACGTTGTGGTCTGGGGTCAAGCGGATTGTTTTCGGGGCTTCAGGCAAAGCTGCAAGGGCCATTGGCTTTGATGAAGGGCCTGTTTTTGATAAATCCTGGCAGTATTTAAAAAATGCAGGGATTATAGTTGAAGAGGGGCTACTCGCAAAGGAAGCAGAGGAAATCCTGAAGCTTTATAAAGATAAGGGTGGTATTATTTATAATGGATGA
- a CDS encoding transposase, which produces MIPVLLPTTPKVLLKIILCAYSRGIVSSCKIARACKENIIFMVLSADTRPHFTTIANFISSMDKEIVQLFLVVLLVCDEQGLIGRDMFAIDGCKLPSNASKEWSGTRTGFKKKVAEMEKAIEKMVSRHSHPL; this is translated from the coding sequence ATGATACCGGTGCTCCTGCCTACGACCCCCAAGGTATTACTGAAAATCATCCTCTGCGCTTATTCACGAGGTATTGTTTCCAGCTGCAAGATAGCCAGAGCCTGTAAGGAGAATATCATTTTTATGGTCTTATCCGCTGATACCCGGCCCCATTTCACGACTATTGCCAACTTTATTTCCAGCATGGACAAAGAGATCGTCCAGCTTTTTCTGGTAGTGCTTTTAGTCTGTGATGAGCAGGGATTAATCGGCAGGGATATGTTTGCCATTGACGGCTGTAAATTACCAAGCAATGCTTCCAAGGAATGGAGTGGAACAAGGACGGGGTTTAAGAAAAAGGTGGCTGAGATGGAGAAGGCGATAGAGAAGATGGTGAGCAGGCACAGTCATCCATTATAA
- a CDS encoding transposase family protein yields MINDIIHILEKVPDPRVDRTKLHLLSDILFIAICAIIANADSYYDMQLFGETHIQWFNPSFQCC; encoded by the coding sequence ATGATTAATGACATTATCCATATTTTGGAGAAAGTGCCGGATCCAAGGGTAGATAGAACCAAGTTACATCTATTAAGTGATATTCTTTTCATTGCAATTTGCGCTATCATTGCCAATGCTGATTCTTACTATGATATGCAACTTTTTGGTGAAACGCATATTCAATGGTTTAACCCAAGTTTCCAGTGTTGTTGA